The Bacteroides acidifaciens genome includes a region encoding these proteins:
- a CDS encoding DUF4960 domain-containing protein: MKSIIKQLYTILLVTVACLTVAGCSDDFKSNLRLNGDVWVNSIKLDEYAGTIDYQNKTIVVGVPYDYDVTRMAVSEINLSEGATASIAVGETIDFSLPVSLTVKNGDVQMSYTITVKRDEAKILTFKLNDTYVGKVDQLSKTISVVVPLTVDITQLKGTFTGSDGVTVTPASGSIQDFTNPVTYTATYRSAVTPYVVTVTQGNVIPTAFIGTASSVSQLTSPEEKAAAQWMMDNISMSEYVSFKDVVEGKVDLGKYTAIWWHFHADNGDNPPLPDDAKAAVEKFKVYYQNGGNLLLTRYATFYIKDLSIAKDERVPNNSWGGNEDSPEITSSPWSFPITGSESHPLFQDLRWKDGDKSTVYTCDAGYAITNSTAQWHIGTDWGGYADLNEWRNLTGGIDLARGGDGAVVIAEFEPRANSGRTICIGSGCYDWYGKGVDASADYYHYNVEQMTLNAINYLCK, from the coding sequence ATGAAATCAATCATAAAACAACTCTATACCATCCTGTTGGTGACTGTAGCATGTCTGACAGTTGCGGGATGTAGCGATGACTTCAAATCCAATCTTCGTCTGAACGGAGATGTATGGGTGAACTCTATTAAACTGGATGAATACGCAGGGACGATCGATTATCAGAATAAGACAATCGTAGTGGGAGTACCTTACGACTATGACGTTACCCGAATGGCCGTCAGTGAAATCAATCTTTCCGAAGGTGCTACGGCGAGCATCGCTGTTGGTGAAACAATCGACTTTTCTCTTCCCGTATCTTTGACCGTGAAGAATGGCGACGTACAGATGAGCTATACGATTACCGTGAAGAGAGACGAAGCAAAGATACTGACCTTTAAGTTGAATGATACTTATGTAGGAAAAGTAGACCAGCTATCAAAAACAATCTCTGTAGTTGTTCCGCTGACAGTGGATATTACCCAGTTGAAAGGTACATTCACCGGATCAGATGGAGTCACTGTGACTCCGGCATCCGGCAGCATTCAGGACTTTACCAACCCTGTCACTTATACAGCAACTTACCGTTCGGCAGTGACTCCTTATGTAGTAACAGTTACTCAAGGAAATGTAATTCCGACTGCCTTTATCGGCACAGCTTCTTCTGTGAGTCAACTGACAAGTCCTGAAGAAAAAGCCGCTGCCCAGTGGATGATGGATAATATATCCATGTCCGAATACGTCTCATTCAAAGATGTAGTAGAAGGAAAAGTAGATTTAGGTAAATATACTGCAATCTGGTGGCATTTCCATGCAGACAATGGCGATAATCCTCCTTTGCCGGATGATGCGAAAGCTGCCGTAGAGAAATTTAAAGTCTACTATCAAAACGGTGGTAACCTATTGCTGACCCGCTATGCAACTTTCTATATTAAGGACCTTAGCATTGCAAAAGACGAGCGTGTACCCAACAACAGTTGGGGAGGAAACGAAGACTCACCCGAAATTACGTCTTCTCCGTGGAGCTTCCCGATTACCGGTAGCGAATCGCATCCGTTGTTCCAGGATTTAAGATGGAAAGATGGCGACAAATCGACAGTATATACTTGTGATGCCGGCTATGCGATAACCAATAGTACAGCGCAATGGCATATCGGAACAGACTGGGGAGGTTATGCCGACTTGAACGAATGGCGTAACCTGACTGGAGGAATTGACCTGGCACGTGGAGGTGACGGTGCGGTAGTCATTGCCGAATTCGAGCCGCGCGCCAACAGCGGACGCACGATCTGTATCGGCTCCGGTTGTTACGACTGGTACGGTAAAGGCGTAGACGCTTCTGCCGACTACTACCACTACAACGTAGAGCAAATGACTCTGAATGCAATCAACTACTTATGTAAATAA
- a CDS encoding glycoside hydrolase family 32 protein, which produces MKNMILHIAITTLLASMSACSDEMDPVLTQRDWDGTATYFQSADEHGFSMYYKPQVGFVGDPMPFYDPVAKDFKVMYLQDYRPNPEATYHPIFGVATKDGATYESLGELIPCGGRDEQDAAIGTGGTIYNPVDKLYYTFYTGNKFKPSSDQNAQVVMVATSPDFKTWTKNRTFYLKGDTYGYDKNDFRDPFLFQTEDGVYHMLIATRKSGKGHIAEFTSTNLKEWASAGTFMTMMWDRFYECPDVFKMGDWWYMVYSEQASFMRKVQYFKGRTLEELKATTANDAGIWPDNREGMLDSRAFYAGKTASDGTNRYIWGWCPTRAGNDNGNVGDVEPEWAGNLVAQRLIQHEDGTLTLGVPDAIDRKYTSAQEVKVMAKDGNVTESGKTYTLAEGASVIFNRLKVHNKISFTVKASSNTDRFGISFVRGTDSKSWYSIHVNADEGKANFEKDGDNAKYLFDNKFNIPSDNEYRVTIYSDQSVCVTYINDQLSFTNRIYQMQKNPWSLCCYKGEITVSDIQVSTY; this is translated from the coding sequence ATGAAAAATATGATCTTACATATAGCAATCACCACGCTGTTGGCCTCAATGAGCGCTTGCAGTGATGAAATGGATCCCGTATTGACTCAAAGGGACTGGGACGGTACAGCCACTTACTTCCAATCGGCCGACGAGCATGGCTTCTCGATGTACTATAAACCGCAGGTAGGCTTTGTCGGTGACCCGATGCCATTCTATGATCCGGTTGCCAAAGACTTTAAAGTGATGTACCTGCAAGACTACCGTCCGAACCCCGAAGCTACTTACCACCCCATTTTCGGGGTGGCCACCAAAGATGGTGCTACTTATGAATCTCTCGGCGAACTGATTCCGTGTGGAGGTCGTGACGAACAGGATGCTGCCATCGGTACAGGAGGTACCATCTATAATCCGGTTGATAAACTCTACTACACCTTCTACACCGGCAATAAATTCAAACCTTCTTCCGACCAGAATGCACAGGTAGTCATGGTAGCTACCTCTCCCGACTTTAAAACATGGACCAAGAATCGCACTTTCTATCTGAAAGGAGATACGTACGGCTATGACAAGAATGACTTTCGCGATCCGTTCCTGTTCCAGACCGAAGACGGCGTTTATCACATGCTGATTGCCACCCGTAAAAGCGGAAAAGGACACATTGCCGAATTCACCTCTACTAACCTGAAAGAGTGGGCGTCTGCCGGCACATTTATGACCATGATGTGGGACCGTTTCTATGAATGTCCGGACGTATTCAAGATGGGAGACTGGTGGTATATGGTCTATTCGGAACAAGCTTCCTTCATGCGCAAGGTACAATACTTCAAAGGCAGAACACTTGAAGAACTGAAAGCAACCACCGCCAATGATGCCGGAATATGGCCGGACAATCGGGAAGGTATGCTGGACAGCCGTGCATTCTATGCAGGCAAGACTGCTTCCGATGGAACCAACCGTTACATCTGGGGCTGGTGTCCTACCCGTGCCGGCAATGATAATGGAAACGTAGGGGATGTAGAACCCGAATGGGCTGGCAACTTGGTGGCACAACGCCTCATTCAGCACGAAGACGGTACATTGACTCTCGGAGTTCCCGATGCAATCGACCGTAAATACACTTCTGCACAAGAAGTAAAAGTGATGGCTAAAGACGGAAACGTAACAGAAAGCGGTAAAACCTATACGTTGGCCGAAGGAGCTTCCGTCATCTTCAACCGGTTGAAAGTGCACAACAAGATTTCCTTTACCGTAAAAGCATCCTCGAATACAGATCGTTTTGGAATCTCTTTCGTTCGTGGAACGGACTCCAAATCATGGTATAGCATCCACGTCAACGCTGACGAGGGTAAAGCCAACTTCGAGAAAGACGGTGACAATGCCAAATACTTGTTTGATAACAAATTCAATATCCCGTCCGATAATGAATACCGTGTGACGATTTACAGTGACCAGTCGGTTTGTGTGACTTACATCAACGATCAGTTATCTTTCACGAACCGCATCTATCAAATGCAGAAGAATCCGTGGTCACTCTGTTGTTATAAAGGTGAAATCACTGTATCAGATATTCAAGTGAGCACCTATTAA
- a CDS encoding DUF4980 domain-containing protein, translating into MNLRLSSKQIQTFAVLFCMIVMNISLSARADNSPLLIKDLGEGHCLVRVNTNQKYLLLPVEDTSPDVRISMIVNNKEVKNFDVRLAIHKVDYFVPVDLSDYSGKLISFKFKMNSNDPVRVNLSPDNTACCKEMKLSDTFDTSNREKFRPTYHFSPLYGWMNDPNGMVYKDGEYHLFYQYNPYGSKWGNMNWGHAISKDLVNWEHRPVAIAPDAFGTIFSGSAVIDHHNTAGFGVGAIVAIYTQNSDRQVQSIAYSTDNGRTFTKYENNPVLVSEARDFRDPKVFWYEGTKRWIMVLAVGQEMQFFSSPNLKDWTFESSFGKGHGAHGNVWECPDLFELPVEGTNEKKWVLLCSLGDGPFGDSATQYFVGFFNGKEFVNESPSKTKWMDWGKDHYATVTWSDAPDNRRIAIAWMSNWQYANDVPTSQYRSPNSVPRDLSLFTVDGETYLQSAPSPELLALRDASKKRSFKVNGTRTIKEMIPGNDGAYEIELAIENQRADVIGFRLYNDKGEEVDMQYDMKEKKFSMDRRKSGEVSFNENFPMLTWTAIEQGRNEEQGGKEALKLRLFVDKSSVEAFGDGGRFVMTNQVFPSEPYNHIDFYSKGGAYKVDSFVVYKLKP; encoded by the coding sequence ATGAATTTAAGACTCTCTTCCAAACAAATTCAAACCTTCGCGGTTTTATTTTGTATGATTGTGATGAATATCTCTCTATCCGCCCGTGCGGACAACTCTCCTTTATTAATTAAAGATTTAGGAGAAGGACATTGCCTCGTACGTGTCAACACTAACCAGAAGTATCTGTTGTTGCCCGTAGAAGATACATCGCCCGATGTGCGTATCAGCATGATTGTTAATAATAAAGAGGTAAAGAACTTCGATGTCCGTCTGGCCATCCATAAAGTCGATTACTTTGTTCCGGTAGACCTTTCCGACTATTCCGGCAAACTAATCTCTTTCAAATTTAAAATGAACTCCAACGATCCGGTTCGTGTCAACCTTTCGCCGGACAACACTGCTTGCTGCAAGGAAATGAAATTGTCCGATACGTTCGATACAAGCAACCGTGAAAAGTTCCGTCCCACCTATCATTTCTCTCCCCTTTACGGATGGATGAACGACCCAAACGGAATGGTATACAAAGACGGCGAATACCACCTTTTCTACCAATACAACCCTTATGGTTCCAAATGGGGAAATATGAACTGGGGACATGCCATCAGCAAAGACCTCGTAAACTGGGAACATCGCCCCGTAGCAATCGCCCCGGATGCATTTGGCACTATCTTCAGTGGCTCCGCCGTGATAGACCATCATAATACCGCCGGCTTCGGTGTAGGCGCCATCGTCGCCATCTATACACAAAACAGCGACCGTCAGGTACAAAGCATTGCTTACAGCACCGACAACGGACGTACCTTTACCAAATACGAAAACAATCCTGTATTAGTATCCGAAGCACGTGACTTCCGCGACCCGAAAGTATTCTGGTACGAAGGCACCAAACGCTGGATCATGGTATTGGCAGTAGGGCAGGAAATGCAATTCTTCTCTTCCCCCAATCTGAAAGACTGGACATTTGAAAGCAGCTTCGGCAAAGGACACGGCGCACACGGAAACGTTTGGGAATGTCCCGACTTATTCGAACTCCCAGTAGAAGGAACAAATGAAAAGAAATGGGTACTGCTTTGCAGCCTCGGCGACGGTCCTTTCGGTGACTCGGCTACTCAATATTTTGTAGGCTTCTTCAACGGAAAAGAGTTTGTAAACGAATCACCCTCCAAAACCAAATGGATGGACTGGGGAAAAGATCATTATGCCACCGTGACTTGGAGTGATGCTCCCGACAACCGCCGCATCGCTATCGCATGGATGAGCAACTGGCAATACGCAAACGATGTTCCTACCTCCCAATACCGTAGCCCGAACTCCGTTCCCCGTGACTTGAGCCTGTTTACCGTAGATGGTGAGACTTACCTCCAATCAGCTCCCTCTCCCGAACTGCTGGCTTTGCGCGATGCTTCCAAGAAACGCTCGTTCAAAGTGAACGGAACACGCACAATTAAAGAAATGATTCCCGGCAATGACGGTGCATACGAAATAGAATTGGCAATCGAAAATCAACGTGCAGATGTAATCGGCTTCCGTCTCTACAATGACAAAGGCGAAGAAGTGGATATGCAATATGACATGAAAGAAAAGAAATTCTCAATGGATCGTCGCAAGAGCGGAGAGGTCAGCTTCAATGAGAATTTCCCGATGTTGACCTGGACAGCAATTGAACAAGGTAGAAACGAGGAACAAGGCGGCAAAGAGGCATTAAAACTCCGTCTGTTTGTTGATAAATCCAGCGTTGAGGCCTTTGGAGACGGTGGACGTTTTGTGATGACCAATCAGGTATTCCCTTCGGAACCTTACAACCATATCGACTTTTACAGTAAAGGAGGAGCTTATAAGGTAGACTCATTTGTAGTTTACAAGTTGAAGCCATAA
- a CDS encoding MFS transporter has translation MENSKNSSLSKLIPVMLCFFAMGFVDLVGIASNYVKADLGLSDSQANIFPSLVFFWFLIFSVPTGMLMSRIGQKKTVLLSLLVTFASLLLPVFGDSYMLMLISFSLLGIGNALMQTSLNPLLSNIVRGDRLASSLTFGQFVKAIASFLAPYIAMWGATQAIPTFDLGWRILFPIYMIVAVIAILLLNVTQIKEEKEEGKPSTFGQCLALLGKPFILLSFIGIMCHVGIDVGTNTTAPKILMERLGMGLDDAAFATSLYFIFRTAGCFLGSFILRKMSAKSFFGISVVMMLIAMAGLFIFHDKTMIYACIGLIGFGNSNVFSVIFSQALLYLPGKKNEVSGLMIMGLFGGTVFPLAMGVASDAMGQSGAVAVMTVGVLYLLFYTFRIKK, from the coding sequence ATGGAAAACAGTAAAAACTCTTCCCTTTCCAAACTAATCCCGGTGATGCTTTGCTTCTTTGCCATGGGATTTGTTGACCTGGTAGGCATTGCCTCCAATTATGTAAAGGCAGACCTCGGTCTGTCGGACTCGCAGGCGAATATCTTCCCTTCACTGGTATTCTTCTGGTTTCTGATTTTCTCCGTACCCACAGGTATGTTGATGAGCCGCATCGGTCAGAAGAAAACCGTATTGCTTAGTTTGCTTGTGACTTTTGCTTCTTTGTTATTGCCGGTTTTCGGAGACAGCTATATGCTGATGCTGATTTCTTTCTCCCTTCTGGGCATCGGAAACGCGTTGATGCAGACTTCCCTGAATCCGTTGCTTTCTAACATCGTACGTGGCGACCGTTTGGCAAGTAGCCTGACTTTCGGCCAGTTTGTGAAAGCCATTGCCTCTTTCCTTGCTCCTTATATTGCCATGTGGGGAGCGACACAAGCCATTCCGACTTTCGATTTAGGCTGGCGCATCCTGTTCCCGATTTACATGATTGTAGCCGTTATTGCTATCCTGTTGCTCAATGTCACACAGATTAAAGAGGAAAAAGAAGAAGGCAAACCGTCTACTTTCGGACAATGTCTCGCTTTGCTTGGCAAACCGTTTATCCTGCTTTCTTTCATCGGTATCATGTGTCACGTTGGAATTGATGTAGGAACAAATACCACTGCCCCCAAGATTTTGATGGAACGTCTCGGCATGGGACTCGACGATGCGGCTTTTGCAACAAGCCTTTATTTTATCTTCCGTACGGCAGGTTGCTTTCTCGGTTCTTTCATTTTGCGTAAGATGTCGGCAAAATCGTTCTTCGGCATTAGCGTTGTGATGATGCTGATAGCGATGGCAGGTTTGTTTATATTCCATGACAAGACAATGATTTATGCATGCATCGGTCTGATTGGTTTCGGCAACTCCAATGTGTTCTCCGTAATCTTCTCGCAGGCATTACTTTACCTACCGGGTAAAAAGAATGAAGTTTCCGGTCTGATGATTATGGGACTGTTCGGCGGCACGGTATTTCCGTTGGCTATGGGAGTAGCATCCGATGCCATGGGACAGAGTGGGGCAGTAGCCGTAATGACGGTGGGCGTGCTTTATCTCTTATTCTATACGTTCCGTATTAAAAAATAA
- a CDS encoding carbohydrate kinase family protein, whose protein sequence is MNNVIVGMGEALWDVLPEGKKIGGAPANFAYHVSQFGFDSRVVSAVGKDELGDEILNVFNEKKLKTQIEQVDYPTGTVQVTLDNEGVPCYEIKEGVAWDNIPFTDELKRLALSTRAVCFGSLAQRNEVSRATINRFLDTMPDIDGQLKIFDINLRQDFYTKEVLRESFRRCNILKINDEELVTISRMFGYPGIDLQDKCWILLAKYNLKMLILTCGINGSYVFTPGVVSFQETPRVPVADTVGAGDSFTAAFCASILNGKPVPEAHKLAVEVSAYVCTQSGAMPELPQVLKDRLM, encoded by the coding sequence ATGAATAATGTAATCGTAGGAATGGGCGAGGCGCTTTGGGATGTGTTGCCCGAAGGAAAGAAAATAGGTGGTGCTCCGGCAAACTTTGCCTATCATGTATCACAGTTTGGTTTTGACAGTCGCGTGGTGAGTGCCGTGGGCAAGGATGAGTTGGGAGACGAGATTCTGAACGTATTCAACGAAAAGAAACTGAAAACGCAGATTGAACAAGTGGATTATCCTACCGGTACGGTACAAGTGACACTGGATAACGAGGGTGTACCTTGTTACGAAATCAAAGAAGGCGTGGCATGGGATAACATACCTTTTACGGATGAACTGAAACGTTTGGCATTGAGTACGCGTGCCGTTTGCTTCGGTTCCCTGGCTCAACGTAATGAAGTGAGCCGTGCCACTATCAACCGTTTTCTGGATACGATGCCCGATATAGACGGACAACTGAAAATCTTTGATATTAATCTCCGCCAGGACTTCTACACCAAAGAGGTATTGCGCGAATCTTTCCGCCGTTGCAACATTCTGAAGATAAACGACGAAGAACTGGTGACCATCAGCCGTATGTTTGGTTATCCCGGCATCGACTTACAGGATAAATGCTGGATCCTGTTGGCAAAATACAACCTGAAGATGCTGATTCTGACTTGCGGAATTAATGGCAGTTATGTGTTTACCCCGGGTGTTGTCTCTTTCCAGGAGACACCGAGGGTTCCGGTTGCCGATACGGTGGGGGCAGGTGATTCCTTTACGGCTGCTTTCTGTGCTTCCATTTTGAATGGAAAACCGGTTCCCGAAGCTCACAAACTTGCTGTTGAAGTTTCTGCTTATGTCTGCACGCAAAGCGGTGCAATGCCCGAACTTCCGCAGGTTTTGAAA